CCGCTCCCGATTTGATTCTTACATTGTTTACGGTAGGCACTGTACCGTCATATTGATCGTTGAACCCTGCAATTTTCACAATCACACGTGCCATCTTGCGCTCCATCTCCATGGTCAGCTCACCACCGGTTGTGGGCTTGCTTTGGTTTCCCCCGTAGGTCATATAGTCGGCTGCAACGATTTTTGTATCATCTTCTTGGTCGGCAGGCAGGGTAAAGGCTTGTGCCGATGCACCCTCAGCCACGGGATAGTAAGCGGTGATCTCCATGGGATCTGAATTTGTCTCCCATTTCAAGTATTTACCTGTTTCGGGAGTCCATGTGCCATTATTGAGCGTGTAAGTTACTGCGCCCTGTGTTCCGGCTGCTATCGAGATTTGGTCTCCGTTGTTGAACGCCTTTTGTGTGGCTTCGTCAGCTCCTAATGGGTTGCTGCGGCTAAAGATGCCGCTACCCACGGTAGCGTTCACTTTCATGGCTGTCGGGTCGTTCTGCCATGCCTCGTTGCCGGGGGCTGCGGCGAGTTCGCTCTCGGAGCACGAGGTGAGTGTGCCGGTGGCGATGGTCAACATGCCGACGGCTATCATCAGCACGCCCGTGCTCCGTAGCAGGGAGGCGATGCTGTTCTTTATGTTATGCTTTGTAATTTTCATACGTCTTATTTTTTTTTTCTATGTTATTTTATTGTGGGAGTTATCTCTCCGTTCAAGGAGTTAAAGGGAGTTAGAGGAAGTTATCACTCCGCTTCGCTCCGTTCAGGGAGTTAAAGGCTGATAGTTCTGCTTGTGAATACTCCTGCTTGTGATTACAGGAAACTGGTTTCAATGCTATCGGCTTAACTCCTTTACTTCTTAACTCCTTTGACTTCTTTACTTCTTAACTTCTTAACTCAATTGAGCCTCGTTCTTTGACGTATGTGTATGTGGAAGGAATGGGAAACACTCCGCCCCGCTTCCCTGCGCAAGATAGTGGCAGGGGGCGGGGCGGAATAATTCTTGTTTTATGGAGGGGGGGAGGTAGGTGTGAAAGGCTTAGACTGCGCCGTATTTCTCTTCCAGATGTTTGCGGTACTCTTCTTTCTCGTCGAAGTCGGCAGGCAAGCCGAGGTCAACGCCCAAGCGGGCAACGCGTTCACTGATTTTCTGTTCTGAATACGGTTGGCGCAATTCCGGGAATTTGCGTTCCATTTCGGTAAAGACTTCTGCACTGGGTGTTCCTCCTTCTTCGGCCATTGCCTCGTCAATGCGTGCATTCAGCTCCTCCATCGTGTAGGGACGGAGGTCTTCTTTCGCCTCTTCGCCTTTCAGCTTCTTCTGCAAGCGTTGCAGGTAACTGCTTAATTGCATCAAAGCTTCGTCGTTGGCGTTGTGCATCAGGACATTGAGACGTTCAAAGACATCGGCTCTCAGTTCTACTGTACTCATATTGTTCTCCTTTCTTAATTCTGATTATCAATTACAGCACAAAATACTGAATTAATAATCAAGCGGCAAGAGTGCACCCTATTTTTAACCTGCATAATTCACATGCAGAAGTTAGAGAAGTTAAAGAAGTTATCAGCCAACAAGTTGGCTTAGGAGTTAAAGCCAATACTATTGACATCGGTAAAAAGGACTATCGGCTTAACTCCTTTACTTCTAACGAAGTGATAACTCCTTTAACTCCTACAATGAATTAAGCAGGTTAAGATACTATCGAGTGCGCTTCTCCCCAATTATTCCTTCCAATACGTCAAAGAGCGAGTCTTGCTTCCGGCTTTCTAAGGGCTGGGAGCGTCAGAGGTTTCTGTTTCCTATTTATTCGGTTTCAAGGTTTCCATTGTTTCCCGGCGTACCGGTTTCCCATGCCTTGGCGCTGATGCCGCTCACAATTGCCGCATCCTTGCCCACGGTGAGAGCCAAGGTGTAGGCTTTGCCGCTGTCGAAGGTGACGGCATTGGCGGAAGTCCACTTGTACGCCTTGCCGCCCAGGGTGAAGGAGACGCTGAATGTGGCCTCCTGCGGGATGAGGATGCACTCGTAGGTGGCCACAGCTTTGTCGGTGGCAGTGGCGGCTTTGTCCCAAGTGCCGAGGGAGGAGGAGTTACCGCTGGTGAGGGTGATGCTGCCGGGGGTAACCTCTTTATCTTCATAATCCTTGAACTCTCCGAATGTTCCGGTAACCATGTTGAACTGACGGTCGCAATATACGTTGTTCACCTTTACATCCGTGAGGGGATTGTCCGTGCCCATTCCCAAGCCATCGGCAGAGGCGTTGAACTCCGTGCCTAAGGTCAGCGTGATGTTCAGCTTGGAGTTGATGTGGCGCAGGGGCAGGCGGACTTTGCCGTTGCTCAAGGCGTAGGTGGTAATGCTGCCGTCGCTCGCCTTCTCGTCCGTGGTGAGGGTGGGGTTCACGATGCCGCGGAAGTAAAGGAAGTCGGAATTTGTCATGTGACTGTCCCAATATTGGACGGATGTTACCGATATGTAGGCTCCCGTCTGTAAGTCATATTCCCCCAGAGAGCTTCCTCCAAAGTTGCTTGCCACTACTTCCACCGGAGTGGTCTTGTCCTGCCACAACAAGGTGGTGGGGGTATAGGAACCGACATCACTTAGGTAGCTATAAGTTCCCCAGCCGCCATCGGTGGTGTGGTGCAGAATGATGCTCTTGCGGGTGTAGTCCGCTTTGGGGCTCACAGTCGGGGTGACCCACAGGGAGAGGTCTCTCGTGGTGATGTTGTCGCTGTCATACCCCGAGCGGGTTTGTACATCGTTCACCGAAGTAGCGAAGCGCATCACTCCGTCTTGCGGGAAGTTAGGGTTCTCCGGCGTTGTCGCCTCGTCCGTGCAGCCGCATAGGGCGGCGGTGGCTAACAGTGCCATTACAGAAAAATGTTTCATTGTTCTCATTTTGTTATTTTATTAAATGTGGTATTACTCAGTTCAAGTTTCGCAAATTCCTGTTTTCAGGAGTTAAGGAGTGAAGGAGTTAAGGAGTGAAGAAGTTAAGGAGTTAAGGAGTTAAGCCGATAGTCTTATGATTTATTACCTATTAACTATCATCTATCAACTGATACCAAGACTATCGGCCTCTAACTCCTCAGCCCGCTTGCGGGCGATAACTCCCTCTAACTCCTTCTAACTCCTTTAAAAAAGATAACTCCTTTAAAAAAGACAACTCCTTCAAAAAGATACTGCCACCTTCTTCAGCCCGTTCTGCGCCTCGGCATTGTTGCTGCTTCGTTGCAGGGCGTTCTTCAGCGTGTTGTCCACCACGGACTGCCAACTGACCGCACCCGTGCTCATGGCGCTGATTTCGCGGCGCAGGGACTGGATGAAGCTCAGCGTGAACATGCCTCCGGCGGCATCACACCAAGAATACTCGCCGGGGCTGGCGGCAGTGCTCAGCAACGAACCTTTGGCGTTGAAGAACAGTTCCGTCAGACGCTTGCGCGAGAAGTTGTTGTTGCCGCGGCTGAAGAGCGTGTTGCCCTCTAACGGACGGCGTTCGCCCAACTTGGAGTTGCAGCAGTCGCTCAGCACGATGTTGAGGCGGGCGCCTTTCTTGCAGATGGCGTTGTAAACGTCACTCAGAGCCACGTAGTTTCCCTCCAACGGCTGGTAGTCGTTGTTAGTGAGCGCCATCATGGGATAAGGGTCTTTCTGGTCGTCGAAGCGGAAGCCGTGTCCCGTGTAGAGGAAGACCACAATGTCGTTGGCGGAGGGACGCAGGGAGGATATCTGCTGTTGCAGGCCTTCCTTGGAGTAGCCCGCGCCCGTCACGTCGTATTCCTTGACACGGATGCCAATGGACTGGGCAATGCCTTTCATCTCGTTGCGGATGTTGTTGTAGTCCACGCGGCAGGCCTGGCCGATGTCCGCCACTTCGGTGTTGGCCACGATGAAGAGGTGCATCATGGGGCGGTCGCTGACGTTGCAGGTACTTCCAGCGGCAGACTGCTTCACGTCTCCATTCGTCTGTCCGCTTTGCTTGTTGCCGGAGGCTGCCGCCCCTGCATTGCCCGTCTGCGGGTTCTGTTTCTCCGCTTCCTGTATCTCTGCTTCATTCGCTGCTGCTAAGATGTAGTTGTGGATGCCCGTACCGTCGCCCAAATTGGCAATGGCAGCCTGCCTTTCGGTGTCGGCCGTCTTTTCGCCCTCCATAGCCTCGTTGCGCGCCTCGATTATCTGCTTGAAGAGGTCGCTCGCCGGGTCGATGAACTGCTCCAGATATTCGGGAGCCAATGCCTGCAAGCCCGCTTCCACAAAGCTCTTGGCACGCAGCCAGTCTTCCGGCTCTTCGTCCTCGTCCAAGGTGACGTAGGGCACAAGCTGTTGCTCTTCGCTCTCTTCCTTGTCCCACAGCCAGATGAAGATGGGGGTGTTGTCCTCCTCGCACGCCATCACTAAGTAGTCCTCCTCGTCCTTGTCGTTGCTCTCGGACACGTAGGCCAACTGGCGGAAAGTGAAATCGTTGCCATCCGTGGTGTGGCGGCGCAGGTAGAGGGTGCAGTTCTCTTCGTCGGTATAGAGCATGAGCCCGTAATTGTCGTAGCCCTGCTTGTCGGTGTATTGCACCTCGTAGAAGGTCTGCGCCATCAGTCCGCCGCCACAATGAGCCAGCAGCAGGAAGAGCAGCAGCAGTCCTTTTCTGATTGTATTCGTTTTCATTTGTAAGTCTCCTGTCTTTATTATCTTACTATTAAGTTTCCGGGGGGATGCAGTTTGATGGAGTCGAGCACGGTTTTCCCCTTCGCTTCCTGCCCGTCTGCGTTCTGTATCAGGATGAGGAATGCGTAGGCCGTGTCTATATTCTCCACGCACAAGGCGATGACATCAGAGTCGTATTCGTTCTTCCCTATGATTCCGCCTCCTTGCAGCGCTCCGTTCTCAAACTTGATGATTCGGGCTTCCGCCAAGTTCATGCCGCCGCGCAGGACGCATTCCACCACTTCCTTCCCCAACTCCTCGTCGGTGTAGGTGTAGCGGTCCAGCACCACCACGTCAAGATCCATGTCCGAGGCTTGCAGCTTCCAGTGCGTATCTGTACTCAACGTCTCGCGCATGGCCTGGGGCAAGTTGAAGGAGAGCCCGTAGGCTTCCCACACGGTAGTCTGTGCGGGGAGCACCCGCTCTTCCGGCTGCGCCTGCTCTTGCGCCAAGGCCGTGGAGGCGGAGGCACACAATATCAGCAGGGCGATGAAGAGCGTTCTTTGTCTGATAGATTTTCTACTCATAACATTTCCGTGTCAAGGGTTATTTGAACAAGTCTTTCACATTCACATTCGCCCGTTCCTCGGCAGGCGTTTCCAGCAGCAGGCGTGTCTTGAAACCGGCGGCGGAGGCCATGAGGTTGGAGGGGAAAGTCTGCACGGAGTTGTTGTAGTCCGTGACGGAGGCGTTGTAAGTGCGGCGTGCGGCGGCAAGCTGTTCCTCGGTCTCGTTGAGCGATCCCTGCAGATGCAGGAAGTTGGCCGAAGCCTTGAGGTCGGGGTATTGCTCCACCATCACGTTGAACGAACGTTGTACGCTGCGTATGTCGTAGTCCATCTTCACCTTTTCGTCCGTGGTGAGTTCGCTGTAGGCGCGGTTGCGCAGCTTCACCACCTCGGAGAGTACGCCCGCTTCGTGCTCGGCATACTGCTTCACGGTCTGCACCAGGTTGGGGATGAGGTCATAGCGCTTCTTCAGCATCACGTCGATGGTGGCAAAGGCGTTGTCGGCATGGTTGCGGCGGCGCACCAGACCATTGTAGGCAGCAATGAGATAAATGACAAGTACTGCCGCGATAATAATAGTTGCAATCATAATCTTCTTTTTTTCAAGGTTATTCAATTTTCGCCATTCGCAAGAATTGAGTCAGTCATTACTGTTTGCTCCAGATGCGGGTGTTCAGGTTCAGCTCCTCCACGATTCTGCCCAATCCCTGCAGCACCTCCAAGTCCTGCTGCACGCGTTCCAGCTTGAGAGGACTGAGGATTTTGGCCTCAAAGCGGTTCTTGCTGCTTTGAATCAGTATCAGAATCCAACTGTCGTAGAAGGCAATCTTCACCTTGTCCTCTCCACTGCTTTGGCGGATGCTCTCCGTCAGCTTCACAAAGCGTTCCTGCAAGGCGGGCGACAAGATGTAGCGCGCCTCCACTTCGTCGGTGGAATACACAGAGAACAGTTTCCCGAAAGCGGGGCTTTCCAACTTCACTTCCGGGTATTCGCTTTTAGACAGATGTCCCGGACGCTTGCTGCAGAGCAGCGTGATTCCCTTGAAATGCTTGTTGAAGTCGGCTTGGTATCCTATCCCCGAGAATTCGGTGTGTATCTGGTCCTCGTCGTCCGAGTCCTTCGTAACATACGAGTAGGATGCCTCACTGAAAACGAAGGCGGTCTTCCCAATCCTACCGGAGACACAGTCTTCGGACGAGCAGCGATCGGAGCTGTGCACATCGAAGAGGTGGCAGTTGCGGAAAGACTCGATACCTATTCCCCCTTCGGGCGAATAGGTGACTCCTTCGCCTAACGTGGCCACCAGGCGGGGCATTATCTCTGACTTATAGATGGCGCTCAGCAGCGAGCGTTTGTAGTAGAAC
Above is a window of Bacteroides helcogenes P 36-108 DNA encoding:
- a CDS encoding fimbrillin family protein, which gives rise to MRTMKHFSVMALLATAALCGCTDEATTPENPNFPQDGVMRFATSVNDVQTRSGYDSDNITTRDLSLWVTPTVSPKADYTRKSIILHHTTDGGWGTYSYLSDVGSYTPTTLLWQDKTTPVEVVASNFGGSSLGEYDLQTGAYISVTSVQYWDSHMTNSDFLYFRGIVNPTLTTDEKASDGSITTYALSNGKVRLPLRHINSKLNITLTLGTEFNASADGLGMGTDNPLTDVKVNNVYCDRQFNMVTGTFGEFKDYEDKEVTPGSITLTSGNSSSLGTWDKAATATDKAVATYECILIPQEATFSVSFTLGGKAYKWTSANAVTFDSGKAYTLALTVGKDAAIVSGISAKAWETGTPGNNGNLETE
- a CDS encoding caspase family protein, whose product is MKTNTIRKGLLLLFLLLAHCGGGLMAQTFYEVQYTDKQGYDNYGLMLYTDEENCTLYLRRHTTDGNDFTFRQLAYVSESNDKDEEDYLVMACEEDNTPIFIWLWDKEESEEQQLVPYVTLDEDEEPEDWLRAKSFVEAGLQALAPEYLEQFIDPASDLFKQIIEARNEAMEGEKTADTERQAAIANLGDGTGIHNYILAAANEAEIQEAEKQNPQTGNAGAAASGNKQSGQTNGDVKQSAAGSTCNVSDRPMMHLFIVANTEVADIGQACRVDYNNIRNEMKGIAQSIGIRVKEYDVTGAGYSKEGLQQQISSLRPSANDIVVFLYTGHGFRFDDQKDPYPMMALTNNDYQPLEGNYVALSDVYNAICKKGARLNIVLSDCCNSKLGERRPLEGNTLFSRGNNNFSRKRLTELFFNAKGSLLSTAASPGEYSWCDAAGGMFTLSFIQSLRREISAMSTGAVSWQSVVDNTLKNALQRSSNNAEAQNGLKKVAVSF
- a CDS encoding LemA family protein; the protein is MIATIIIAAVLVIYLIAAYNGLVRRRNHADNAFATIDVMLKKRYDLIPNLVQTVKQYAEHEAGVLSEVVKLRNRAYSELTTDEKVKMDYDIRSVQRSFNVMVEQYPDLKASANFLHLQGSLNETEEQLAAARRTYNASVTDYNNSVQTFPSNLMASAAGFKTRLLLETPAEERANVNVKDLFK
- a CDS encoding DUF3137 domain-containing protein, with amino-acid sequence MSLNNTAAIEATLAEMEQRRRASIFPAIWQGAAIGVGLGLLVGLFVGAMVICMVICVPCGIWAMFYYKRSLLSAIYKSEIMPRLVATLGEGVTYSPEGGIGIESFRNCHLFDVHSSDRCSSEDCVSGRIGKTAFVFSEASYSYVTKDSDDEDQIHTEFSGIGYQADFNKHFKGITLLCSKRPGHLSKSEYPEVKLESPAFGKLFSVYSTDEVEARYILSPALQERFVKLTESIRQSSGEDKVKIAFYDSWILILIQSSKNRFEAKILSPLKLERVQQDLEVLQGLGRIVEELNLNTRIWSKQ